The Silene latifolia isolate original U9 population chromosome X, ASM4854445v1, whole genome shotgun sequence genome contains the following window.
TAGGTGTTCTGTTGTTCAACATTAAAAGGCAATGCAATGCAAGTCCAAAATCTTCAAAAGCAGACCGATAATAACAATTAAGCTAAACGAGAAAATATCTCAAACAAGCACATTTTAGCATTCTCCAAAATTCCCATAGAATAAAAACTCCACTATATAGAACAACTACAACTGCCCTATTAGCCGGCCATGAGAAGGCACATTTAAGAGTCGGCTATTGTGACCTCAACCTCGACACCAGGTTCAATGGTGATTGAAGTGATCTGCTTGACAACATCAGGTGAGCTGAATAGGTCGATCACTCTCTTGTGAACACGCAACTCGAATCTATCGAAGGTGTTGGTTCCTGTATAACAGTATAAATGAATATGTTTCTAATTAGTGAAACCATAGTAGTGAACCACAAATCCATACTAAGAGTCTTAGGCAAGCAAATAAGCATAAACGCAAAATGATATTGTACGATCTCCACACAAGAAATACCAAACTACCATCATTACTCTTTAGACAGCAAAATGAAGTCTTCAAAGTTGAACTAAAAGGAATATAGTCTTTAAAAGTTAAAACCCGAAGTTGAAAGCAAGGTTGTGTGAGTACACATTATGAAGACACCACAACCAATACCACAAACGCTCCTATGGACTGCTAATTATAAACAAATTTCGAATATGAGCTACGGTAGAACACATGGCAAACTGCTGGGGTCTCTAGAGTCCAGAAATACAGGTTGGAAGTATAGGTTTTAAAGCTAAGTTGAACTCATAAAACTATAGAGGACAGCCTCAACACAAACACAGGGAGAAGACTATTATCTACAAGGACTACAAGTATACAACCAATACCGACATCAAATGCATGTTTTCAGCAACTAAAAAACACGACTTACAAAAAGTGACACTGCTACAAACGGTATTATATCTGATAATATTCAAATCATTAACTATACGTCAATCCTATACAGGTTTCATAACTTACGGCACCAGCATTTGGAAGTACCATAGAAATAGATGCAGCCATGACACATGACCAGGTTGAGGCAACAGGCTATGATAACAGTCAAAACGACAACTCTACTGTCACCAACAGCAACTTTAACACTTTTTGAACATGAATAAAAGTAAAGAGGCTTGATAAATTACCTTCACCACAGGGAGACTTCCTTGTTGTGATCTTCAGAACCTTGGTGGGAATTCTGACCGGTCCCTTAACCCTAAGTTGCTTATCCTTGGCACCACGGATAAGATCAGAACACACTATACATAAAAAAGATTGaacaacaaaattaataatatagTCAAATAACACCCTCAATACCAATGTCTAATTAGACTGAACCAATGACACCTAACACAGACGAAGGTCGCTTACGCTAAGTTCGTTGAAGAAATTTATTTAGGCTTGCAAGGGCAAAATGAACGAAAATAGTTTCGCTTGCTTTCCCTCACGTCACTCCCTCCATCCAAATAAGGGCCAATGCTTAACCACTACATGGAAATCAAATAAAAGGGCCATTTACCAAAAATTGCCACCCCTTTATACACGATATAAAGGATAAATATGAACTTTTCGAAACCAACCCCTCTTCTAAAACAACCAAGTAATCCAACTAATTGATTGCTGACTACCCTCTGCTAGTTCATTTGCACAAAATATACAGTCTGGACCGCTACTCGATATTCGCCACATAACTAACCAACATTACATGTACACcctcgtctcaatcatttattcgTCACTACATGGAAATCAAATAAAagggtaaataaatgattgagacggagggagtaataatttGCTCGTAAAGTATACTAGCAAATGTTCTCAATTCTACAGCACGTCAGAATTAAATTGATAAAAATAGCAAGTATAAGATCAATCCACCTCTAATTACAACCAAACCCAACAATACAATAACTTTTAAACAAAGGAAATGAAGATTATTATActaacaaaaattaagaaagaaatTAAATGTTAGTAAAAAAATGTATTCACCTTTCTCAAGATTCTTGACATCCTTGGAAGAAAGCGTGATTCTAATCTTATGAATCTGCTCTGCTGATTCCTCCAATCCTGCTTTCGCTGGCTTCATTGCATACGCCATCTTTTTCTTGCTACAATTacccaaattaaaaaaaaaattgatttaagAAAAACCCAGAAAAAAAGTATGATTCTAAATGTTGTGGTATTGTGATTAAGTACAAGAAAATAATGGGATTGAGAGATTAAAGTACCTGAGATTACGAGGAGGGTGGGAGAGACTGAGTAAAATGCTACGGCGGCTTCAAGCAGTTCGCAAAATGGAGTAtagatttgggaattttggtttTTTATACGAGGAGTTAATTCATAGGGCTAGGGTTTTAGGATTTGGGCTTTTCTTTTGTGTGTTATATGCTTGTTGGGTTGGATTTCGTGGCTTCATAAAACATGTTTGTCCCTTATATTTTCGGTTCTCGGTCAATTCTTTACGTTTGTTGTAAATAAAAATTGAGATATGAAAACAAATCACTAGTGTATAATATTTCTCTTATACTTTTTGTAGGATCCACTTATAGTAGGGGTGTTTGTTGGTCTGGAACCAGGCCATATCGGTCAACTAAAAACCTAGAAATCCTGAAAGACCGGTACAAAATGGCAACTGATTTATGGTTGTAAAAAGTGTTTTCAAGGACGGACGGGAAACCAAGTGTCCAGAAAATTAGGACCGGGAAAGCGGAATGCATGGTAGATTGGCAGCTGATACAGGGTGCGACCCTGCTTTTGAATAACCCTACTTGAACATGAGTTGGGTTATGTTTAGAGGTGGGCAGTGGGCCGGATCGGTGCAGTCCGAGCTGGGTCGGATGCGGGTTAGTGTGGGATGGGGCGGGTTGGTGGGGAGGGAGCTCGATCCCACACCACGGACTAGTGGGTGTGCGGGCAGGGCGCGACCCGGGCTAGGGGAGTGACAACCCTGAATCGGCCCAGTTGGTCAAAAATGGGCAAAAAATAATGAGGGCTAGGTGGGCTGGACTGTGTGGGGCGGGGAGGAGGGAGCCCGGGACCAGCCGTGCTTGGGGAGCGGGTTGGACGGACCATGGGAGCGGGCTAGCGAGCAGAGGATTTGTGGGTCCGGTGAGGAGGTCGGGCTAGAGCTAGGGATGTCAATAGATCGGGTTCGGGTCAggtgaagcctcatccgtcatccatccgtccttttaaaatctcatccaacccgtccgtcatccgtgaaacatatcatccatcatccatccatccatcatccatggatgaaacgggtggacCTGATGCGAAACGGCGGAAGCGGATTaatagaaaaataaaacaaaagggtatttgccttgaattcatgggtagaattcaagtcaatgggatatttactcggtgctagacctataacacgagtaatggtgagaatactcaagacctattgaatattaCTCGGGCTAAAGCTTGACCGCGTCAAACTCCAACATTTTTTAATCGAACGCatcgatctttttttttttgtcatctcaattctctcttccatttgaaaatcgacCAAATAATAACTTGGTTGATTTTGAAACTCAATGGGATCAATGATGCACTTGTTTTGCTCAGAAATCAGGCCAAACCCAACACCAAAATCCAACGAGTAAAAAGATATCTCAGAATCAGCAACTACCACTTTCTCATTACCATAATCGTCAAAATTTGGAGGTCGATTGAAATCAATGTAAGACCCGACATTATAAACATCATGTTCCCCATCCTTATACAACAACGGTTCGTCATAATCATCAAAGAGCGGAGGTAAATCAAGATTTAAGAAATAACCAGCCTCCTCATGAATTTCTTCATAAAAGCATACACCTTTTGTGTGGTTGAAAATGTTTAAAGactccatcttttttttttcggatgaACGGTAACTTATCCGTGaacagtagttttttttttttttttttttttttttaataatttgatAATTTTGAAATCAAGACCCGAGGATCCTCTCAATTTaggaaaatcaagagccgaagctctgatacaaCTTATGATACGAATTCTATTCAAAGGAATAAAACTCGCAATAGTGCAGCGGAATTAGCGAAACTGAACAGATCCTGGAACTGTCTGATTTACGAATTTGTATGATTTGAACGGTTTCTTGAACTGTCTGATTGCAAATTTGAAACAGgtaatttttatgggtttttgatattgtaacaaaacaagaaaacaaaagggatatttgaccgatctagacctatagatcgttcAATGGTGATCAATttcgcaagacctattgctagtTGATCGAGTTAAtgtttgaaaacgcgtcaaacaagaaCTAAGGTTGGATCGAACGCATCAATCCGAACCAGCAAATTGCACACAGCAAAAATACTAACAACTTGGTTTTTTTTCTCAAAATCATTCACTACTATGTAAAGAAACAACCAGGCCTTATATAGCCTAATCAAACGCCTATTGTAACCGAAAAAGCATCTAAAAGGTCTAAAATAAGTGCCACACTTATTAGACATTAAAGCCCCTACTAATTAGACTTAAAGCCTCTTAATTACTAAGATTAATAGGTTATTAACTACTATAATTATTGCTGAAATAGTAAACTAATTATTTTGAAATAATATTACTTCTAAATCATAAAACTAATTTACTAGGATATGACTTCTTTTA
Protein-coding sequences here:
- the LOC141618173 gene encoding small ribosomal subunit protein uS10z/uS10x-like → MAYAMKPAKAGLEESAEQIHKIRITLSSKDVKNLEKVCSDLIRGAKDKQLRVKGPVRIPTKVLKITTRKSPCGEGTNTFDRFELRVHKRVIDLFSSPDVVKQITSITIEPGVEVEVTIADS